The sequence CCatgggaaaaccactctttagcactctatcccagcaaatggcattttgggtttttctctggattgacgtttgctccagtTTAGCATCGAAGAGGAGATGTTCCCTGGAAAAGGATGAGGACAAGGGGAGAACcgctcagacctgtgctttctagacacAGGACAAGCTGCAGTGTGCACGATCGCTCAGCAAATAGAGAGACAGTCAAATGTCAAAGCTGGGCCTGAATGCTCTCATGGTGAATCTTCAATACAGGCaataaaaggtttttttaaaaaaaattgtggctGTGCTAACTTTTACAGTAGGGGGAAGTTTTTTGGAACAATTTGCAGAGGGGTTTTGTGTGTATTGGtgtatctgtttagggaagcttttaatgttaaataggttattgtattttagtgttttgttggaagccgcccagagtggctggggaaacccagccagatgggcggggtataaataataataacttcttcttcttcttcttcttcttcttcttcttcttcttcttcttcttaattttgTCAGTTCTACATTTTGGTGCCCATTATACATCCAACCAGCCAATGCACTCTGCAGGGAGGGTTCCTTATGGAGCCAGGGCCTTTAGCATGGTGGCACCTTCAATATGGaacttgatgcttttgaattctggtgctggaggagattcttgagagtcccatggactgcaagaaaatcaaaccgatccattcttaaggaaatcagccctgagcgctcactggaaggacagatcgtgaagctgaggctccaatactttggccacatcatgagaagagaagactccctggaaaagaccctgatgttgggaaagatggagggcacaaggagaaggggacgacagaggacgagatggttggacagtattctcgaagctacaaacatgagtctgaccaaactgcgggaggcagtggaggacagaggtgcctggcgtgctctggtccatggggtcacgaagagtcggacaccactaaataactaaacaacaacaacaatcagttaTATCTCATACCTTTTGGTGCTTTTGAATACCTTTCTTCCTGAACCAGCCACTTAAGCAGAGAACTTTTTCACAGTctgtatctgtattggatttgaaattgtttttatatataggaTTGTTTTTGATTGTTTTCAGATATGaaagacttttatttatttcttattgttGTTTCGTAGGAAGAAATTCGTAAGTGAAATGAACCAATAAGAGGAAGTTTCATGTGTGCGTACTCTTCAGAAATGACCATACCATGCTGAGAGTGTAATTGAAGTACATGCTGGTTATCCCTTTGGACAGTGAGTTCtcacagatttagggggcacattAAATGAGGAGGTGGGAAGTCCCATCACATGAGGGATTGTTGCATCCATGTATGCAACAAGTTCATTGAATCCCACTCAATGAACCAAAGTTAATCATGCattttcatttcaatgggtctactctgagtaggacaaaCATTGGAAACACCCTAAAGTAATACCTCACTCTAATGAAAGTGTTTTGTCAGGAAAGGCCAAGCCAAGCTTACAtgtcctccccaccctcccaaacTGACCCATGTTGAGACCAGAGAGCCACCTTCTGCAAGTTCTCATAAACATGTTTTCCTCCAACTTTGTATTTGGGCCTTAAGCCACACAGAGACTCCAggatgttgccaaggtgatgctTCTCCCCCTTATAATTATTCTTCTTCCTGCCAAAGGTCCGGGGATTTAACTAGAGATCTCCTTTGAAAAAAATCAACTAAACATCAGACTCAAGAGCAATATGAGGTAACTTCTTGCACTGGACCTGAATGGTACTGTCTGAGCACTTGAGGTCTTTCCTAGTCCTAGGATTTCAGTAATAGTAGTCATAGCTATTTAAGTACTACCTTTCTTCTGACATGCCCTCACAGCCTCAGTTGGTTCGTGCACCCAAGAGGGCATCTCCCATTATTCTTCCACATCAGCCCTCCATTCCTCCTTCTAACTCCCACAGCAGAACGGCCTCCAACTGTCACTTTCCCAGAGTTCCAATTTCCTTGGCAACCATTGTCAAGAATGCCTAAAACTATTCTGACTAGatgacttccctccaccactCCCTGAGTTCCATATTTGTCCTTTTCTACTGCGTAATTTATATCAATCAGATATCACATTTGTTCATTATATCCCAAGTCTTTGTTACCTTCAAGTGCTAGATAAGCCCTGTTAAAGGGTTCAGTTGTTTAGAGTGGTCTTCCAAATACACTATAAATTTCCCCCACTCTTTATTAAAGTCtggatcttcctggtttctgatttccccagtcattttttgccatttcagcctagtccatcaatttaatttgccattcctctATGGTAGGGACCTTGttgtctttccatctttgggccacaAGCATTCTAGCAGCTGTCGTTGGGTACATAAACAGcctttttctgctgcttcagtatttctgcacctataattcctaataagaaagcttctggttttttaacaaacattatcttaaacatttttttttcaattcactataaatcatttcccagagttctttcattattttacaattccaccaaTTTCTAAGTCCTATGTCTGGTTGGGGGATAATTTTGCTTTGCTCTGTGCTCATAAAGGAGCCCTGAGCTGTGATAAAGCAATATGTTTTAGACACAACTATGTGTGTTTGAGTTCTGCAGTACTGGATATAAtcaattttgaatattttaaaatataaatggcatcttaatattttgttgtcaggtgctcctttgtattcagatcaggcctcaaaaaaataatgtagcatttgggaatgaagatgcagcctagaagttcagcactggaggccaacacAGAGAAAACCTGAACACCTACCATGTATTTCCTctttgtgctcaggtaggtgggcacaaaggacacccaaacactgcagaagaccagcatgctgaaggtgatcagcttggcttcattgaaggatccaggcagcttcctggctaggaaagccactgtgaagcagatggaagccaggaagcccatgtagccaagggcaatgtaaaacatggcaacagacccttcattgcaCTGCAGGGTGATCTCTCCAGGGTGGGAGTGCATGTCAGAATCTGGGAAAGGGAGAGACatgcccagccagatggtgcagatgacAACTTGGACACCGGATCAGGAaaggacaatggagttggccagaccCCAGCCGTCTCCTCACTGAGttccctggcttggtggccaggaaggccagcaccacagtgATGTTTTTTGCTAATACAGAAGAAACAGCAACTGAGAAGATAAGGCTGAAGACTGTTTGTCTgagaaggcaggtcactttcCTTGGCCGGCGTATGAAGAGACAAGAGGataaaaaggaaagcaggaggaaGACTAAGAGGGTGTAGGAGAGGTCCCAGTTTTTGGCTGTGACTATTGGAGTTTCCTTGTATTCAATGAAGATTCCTAACACAATGTCTGGCATTACAGACAGGAATAGGGCAATGAAAGCTAAGCTGATCCCAAGATGTTCTTCATAAGCCAGGAAGGTTGAGAACACATTGATCTTGGTCCTTATTTGGATGCTGATCTTCTGGGCATTTTGTGCAATGTTCGCCATCTGAAGAGGACCAATTTGGCATGCCTTCACCCATTTTTATGCGAAGGGTCCAAACTGCACCGCTTTAGATGCATCTGTAGATCCTGGTCTTGGTGGCTCCATGTTCTGACACAGAAGGTGCTGATGTACGCAACCATATCTGCTATCACTTTGGTGCCTATTTAAAACCTTACTTTCTGAACATGGGTTGTAAGTAGAGACAGCGCTAGGTCAAGACATTTTGATGACTGAGCTGAAGGACAAGCTGATGCCCTCTCACAAGGCACATGCAGAAGCCAATCAGAATGGCAATTGAATCTTATTCCCAATACTGGTGAACGTAGTGTATCTTCCACTGCACTTGCAGGCAGCCAGCTAGTGTAGGGGGTACAGGGCAGGACAGCTGGCTCTCACAGCTCTGTCCTGTCTCTGCCCCATGGCATCTGCCACcttaggcagctgcctcactttgggGGTGACCTTGAGTGGAGATCATTCAAACAGTCTGCATATGTATTGAATGTGAAATTGCTTTTCTATATGGAATTGTTTTAATATAGGAAATGGTCCTACTATATATTTATTGTTGTTTCATAGGAAGAGTtcacaaatgaaaggaagtgaataAATGAAAGGAAGTTTCATGTGCTCATGATGTTCAGAAGTAACTACCCCATGTTGTGTTTATATTCAGATACAGCCCAGATATTGTAAAAGTGAGTTTTCACAGATTTAGGATGTGTGTTCGTGGGGGAGAGGCAGAAGGTCCTGTCATGAGTATACTTTGCTTCAAGCATGCAACAAGTTATGTTCTCGTGTTCTCAAGTTAGTAGAATCCCACCCAATGAACCCAAGTTACTCATATCTATTaatatcaatgggtctactctgagtacaaatAAGGTTGGTTACAACCCTAACACTCCATATTGTGCATGTATATTCATATATGCtctaaaataatacagtggtaccttgggttaagaacataattcattccggaggtccgttcttaacctgaaactgttcttaacctgaggtaccactttagctaatggggactcccgctgccaccgtgcgatttctggtctcatccttaagtaaagttcttaacccaaggtactacttccgggttagctgagtctgtaacctgaagcgtttgtaacccgaagtgtttgtaacccaaggtaccactgtatattggtccTCTTGACTATTATGAAGCTGTTTTGTCGGTAAAGGCCAGTCGAAGTTCACCTTTCCCCTCACATTGGCCTATGTCAAGATTAGAGAGCTACTTCTGCAAGTTCTCGTAAACATGTTTTCCTCCAGCACTGCACCTGCTCCTCAAACCACACAGAGACTCCAGGATGCTGCCAAGCCAATGCTACTCCCCCTtataatttttcttcttctagtcAGGGATTTAACCAAAGATGGACTGTGGGGCAAGGTGATGTAACTTCTCCTTGCACTGGGCCTGAAATGTTTATTCAGAGTCTGTGTTTTGCATTCCCCAGTGCAATGACTTCCATATTGTTTGAGCACCTGAGGTTTGAGCTGCTAAAGTTCATGTCACTTTTTGTCTGTTTTTTTCCATGTACAATGACGCTGAACAACTTCCTATTCCCAGGATTTTGGTCATAGTAGTCATAGCTTTTTTCATGCTATTTTTCTTCTGACATGCCCTCGCAGCTTCAACTGGTTGCCAAACCTAAGAAGGCACCTCCCACCCTTCTTCCTCACTAGCCCTCCATTCCTTTTTTCATCTGCCCCTGAAaaactgccccctgccccaattgTCCCTTCGCCAGCATTCGAATCCTTGGCAACAGTCACCAAGGCTGCCCAAAATTATCTAGCCTTGGTTAGATGATTatgtttctatttaatttaagATATAAAGGCCACTGAAGAGTATGTCATGAGTTGCCTTCTTCATTCAGTGAGAAAGAACACAGAACtcttaaagcagcctttctcaacctgtgggtccccagatgttgttgaactacaactcccatcacccctagctagcaaggccagagctcggggatgatgggagctgtagtccaacaacatctggggacccacaggttgagaaccactgtcttaAAGTAACCAAAAGTCTTGCGGCATCTTAAAGTCTGAACAATTATATTATAGAGCAAATAATTTCATTGGCTCTTCAGTTCTACGAAATGTTGAACTGGTTCCTtgtttgtgggtggggggtggttctcatttaataataataataataataaattttatttatatcccgccctccccagccgaagccgggctcagggcggctaacaacaataaaacaatacaaaagtacaacacaaacaacactctaaaatcattcattataaaattaattaaattcaagccactggccaccattgggccagagctccgcgaagattgccgagggagggagtcaggctgtgccctggccaaaggcctggcggaacaactctgtcttgcaggccctgcggaaagatgtcaagtcccgcagggccctagtctcttgtgacagagtgttccaccaggtcggagccacagccgaaaaagccctggctctagttgaggccagcctaacttctctgtggcctgggaccttcaagatgtttttatttgaagatcgtaagtttctctgtggggcataccaggagaggcggtcccataggtacgagggtcctaggctgtatagggctttaaaggttaaaaccagcaccttaaacctgatcctgtactccaccgggagccagtgcagttgatatagcaccggatgaatgtgatctcgcagcgaagaccccgtaaggagtctcgctgcagcattctgcacccgctggagtttctgggtcagtcttaagggcagcccctttactctttaaaattatattttaattctTGTTTGGTATAGAGGCAGCTGTTTTCCCACATGTTGCTGTCTGCCTTGCACTGCACTTTTAGACCTACATAGCTGCCTTCGATAAGACAGCTCTAGATGAGCAAAAAGAACAAGTGTGCCCACCTCTACCTTCATTTAATGAACACCatcagactggtgttttattgagggtctattctgcaacatgttcttgacaTAGCATTAGGGGGAAGGTGCATTCTGCATTACTTTGTCCTGTGATGCTTACCCAATGCTCCCCCATTGCTTGAGAAGGCTATAGCAGGAGAAAAATATACTATCCACTGAATACATTGCAAGCACATCTAAATCTCTCTAAGAGTCACGGCTTCCCTCAAATAAACCCGGATACTGTAGTTTATACACCAGAGAGCTAtgagtctggccaactccatgGTCATTTCCTGTTCCAGTGTCCAAGTTGTCATCTGCACCATATGGCAGGCAATTTCTTCCTCATTCCCAGAGtctgatatcatcatcatcatcaaaccttttattggcatcacatacaacatccaaaacaaatcaatacagaattaccacttccccagtggcacaaaacatttgctaaaagaaaggaggcagaacaGTTTACCAtcacatctcttggtctccaggcAGATCAGATGTCTGGAGTgtatttcgacgacaaaaaaccTTGCCTGGACTAATCACCCTGCAGtgcaatgaagggtctgttgccatgttttattgtgctcttggttacatgggcttcctggcagcCATCTGATTAAACAGTGGTTTTCCTAGCCAGCGCCCTTTCCTAGTCTGTGCCCATCAATGacgccaagctgatcaccttcagcatgctggtcttctgcggtgtttgggtgtcctttgttcccacctacctgagcaccaaggggaagtacATGGTAACTGTGCAAGTCTTTTCTATCTTGGCCTCCGATGCTAAGCTACTGGGCTGCATCATTATTCACCAAATGATACGTTGAGGCCTGATCTGAGTACATTTGCCTGAGTTCCTGTCATCTTTACCTGTGATTGGAGGTTAGAttagcaccaccaccaccccgtccTGATGACCATTTGTACTAGCAATAAATTcaacagacaataataataataataataataataataattataccccaccctccccagccaaggctgggctcagggcggctaacaagcaataataaaaacaagttgaacgaatacaacttaaaaacaagaattaaaatacaacattaaaatactgaaacattaaaatattaaaatgcagcctcattacaagaggagaaaggaaaatgaaaaaagatCTGTGACGTGAATGTTGTTCCTTAAAACTAGCATTGTAATGCATTTCTTGTTTTTCCACATAAATAAGGAAAGAAATCACTCCTTAATAATAAACTGTGAGAAACTGAATTTTCAATGGTTTCATTTCTTTGGGGTTGGGATGCATGCGAAGAATTTTCCCTCTTCTGGAAAAAAGCCAAATAAAGGTTATGGGAGTCTGAGGTATAAAAGGACcgtgagagatccagcagaactaggaaacagctctcacctttgtccctagcccgctggagatcatcgaccagcgcgACCACGGCAGTTTCTGTCCCATGacgaggcctgaatcctgattggaattcCTCCCAAGGAAAAACCAGACCAAGTGTCGAGAGGATCCCGATCCTGCACAGAAGCGCCAGATTTGGGGGCTTGGTTGAAATACAGCCTTGCTTGAGGATAGGTGCTCTCATGGGGACACCCCCGTGGCGCTTGCCTCCTAGGTAGGTcaaaaggaaagggttaaaatgggtatgatgtgattggccagtgagaatgcaagggggggtaaaagttagagtgggaggttttgaaagtcagttgaggtttgggagttgagagTTGAGTTCAGTTGGGTTGAGGTTTGGGagctgaagaaggaagagggaggattaggtgtgggttggtagagttgtattgtgagagagtgagaggaattgtgaggtggagtcagatagatagttggaataatcagtttggagttggtagaaactaagaataagaaactgacaagagaaaaaataactgaaagcataagcttgttcctgcatttaaaaataaacttgaatatttgtttatgttaacaactgactggactccgtgtgtccccgtaagatacggggtggtggcagcggaaaaagcaatGGCAGAGGTGTGGCTACTAGCTGAACCACTTTCTACACTGGACACGTTTAAGTGCTTTTTCatcctgtgtgagtttgttgatgttttctaagtctTCCTCTTTGACTGAagatcttcccacactccatacatttaaatgatttctcccctgtgtgaattcgtaGATGGTTTTTAAGGTTTCCACTGTGACTGAAGCAGTTTCCGCACTCCGTACATGTAAATGGtttttctcctctgtgaattcGTAGATGTTTTATGTGGGATCCTTTATCTGTGGAAGTCttcccgcactccatacatttaaatggtttatccCTTGTGTGAATTTGTAGGTGTTTTTTAAGGTTTCCACCTTGATTGAAGCACCTTCCACACTcattacatttaaatggtttttctcctgtgtgaaTTCGTACATGTTGTGTATGGGATACACTATCTGAGGaagtctttccacactccatacacttaaatggcttctcccctgtgtgaattcgtaGATGTTTTGCATAAGATCCACTATCTGCGAAAgtcttcccacactccatgcatttaaatggcttctcccctgtgtgaattcgctGGTGTGTAGTAAGGTCTTGCTTCCACCTGAAAcattttccacactccatgcatccatatggtttctcccctgtgtgagttcgctggTGTAAAGTAAGGCGTTGCTTCCACCTGAAAcattttccacactccatacattcaaatagcttatcccctgtgtgagttcgtttgTGTTTTGCATGGGTTCCACTATCACTGaaagtctttccacactccatacatttaaagggtttctcccctgtgtgaattcgctGGTGTGTAGTAAGGTATTGCTTCAACCTGaaacactttccacactccatacattcaaataGCTTCTCCCCCGAGTGAGTTCGCTGGTGTGTAGTAAGGTAATACTTCCACCTAAAAcattttccacactccatacatttgaatggcttctcccctgtgtgaattctttgatgtgaacTAAAGAATGCACGATCAatgaagcactttccgcactccaaacatttaaaaggtttctcccctgtgtgagtgagTTGGTGTTTTGCAAagtttccactctgactgaagctctttccgcactccatacatttaaatggtttttctcctgtgtgaatccgttgatgtgttctacgGCTTCCAGAATTAGTAAAtgtttttccacactccatacatttaaatggtttttctcctgtgtgaatccgttgatgtgttctatgGCTTCTAGAGTTAGCAAATGTTTTTCCACACTccgtacatttaaatggtttttctcctgtgtgaatccgttgatgtgttctatgGCTTCTAGAATTAGCAAAtatttttccacactccatacatttaaatgattTCTTCAGTGAAATTCCAGGTGAATTCTGACTATTGTTTCCATCAGCTGCTTGGGGAGGAAAGAAAATCCTGTTAGGCTTCCAAGGAAGAGAAATAAGTAACATAACACACATCTGGCAAAAATAGCACCTCTTATTTCTCTTATGTTCTCCCTTTTCATGTTCCAATTTTTTAAGAATACACCTAACATAATGCCAAAATATAGTAATGCCAGGTGTTACAATATGGGAAGCAAATGAAAACTTCTTTCCACAAGCACCTCCTTCCCCGTTCTATCTCAGTTTTCCTCGCTCGGCaaagcccacagcagaagagcccgtccGAGCACTGTGGACTCTCCCGGCCGGACTCCAACTCTCCTCCCCGGACACTCAGGCTGGCGCCCTTGAGACCATGGTGCCCTGGCAAGCCGCGCCATTTGCACCACCGGGTAGAGACAGGCCTGCACACATCTAGTGAAAATAGCACCTCTTATTTCAATatctctcccttttcttttccattctttTCAGGAATGCAGCTATAATAATGTCAAATTATTATAATGCCAGGTGTTACAATTTAGGCAGCAAATAAAAactttcctcttttcccaggcctttgcctAATTAAATCGTCTCTTTAAATTGGGGGAGGGGTTCTGTTTCAGTTCTtacaatgttttgtatttttctattttctgtGGTGcttagatgaagggtggtatatgaaCAATTCTATGTACACTTGGAGGAGACCATAAGGGTCACCTTGTCCAATCTTCTGCAGTGCAGCACGACTttgcatccaacctctgcttaaaagcccccaaggaaggagagtccaccactttcagaGGATGTCTACTGTCAAACAActtttaccatcagaaaattcttTCCGACGTTTAATTGGATTCACATTTCTTGTAATCTGAATCCATTGCTtcaggtcctactctccagagatGATgacaacaagcttgctccatcttcacaTGGCTATGTGAAGATAGATCTCTGAAGATggcatatctcttctcagtctccttttaTCCAAACTAAGCATATCCAGCTTcctcagccattcctcataaggcttggtttcctgacccttgacCATGTTAAGCTTGTAGTCTACTAAGGCCCTGAGACAGGTACTACTGCCAAGccaggttttctgtttttatattgcaagctGTGCAGTGAAGCttagatgaagggtagtatatgaGCAATTCTATATAAATTTGGAAGAGACCCTCTTGTGCAATCCCCTGCAGTGGAAATAGCACCTAAAATTC comes from Podarcis raffonei isolate rPodRaf1 chromosome 2, rPodRaf1.pri, whole genome shotgun sequence and encodes:
- the LOC128409387 gene encoding zinc finger protein OZF-like; translation: MKAAEPANLARMEGGRWADDLVGLSPASLPKTSGHFLPGASETSADGNNSQNSPGISLKKSFKCMECGKIFANSRSHRTHQRIHTGEKPFKCTECGKTFANSRSHRTHQRIHTGEKPFKCMECGKTFTNSGSRRTHQRIHTGEKPFKCMECGKSFSQSGNFAKHQLTHTGEKPFKCLECGKCFIDRAFFSSHQRIHTGEKPFKCMECGKCFRWKYYLTTHQRTHSGEKLFECMECGKCFRLKQYLTTHQRIHTGEKPFKCMECGKTFSDSGTHAKHKRTHTGDKLFECMECGKCFRWKQRLTLHQRTHTGEKPYGCMECGKCFRWKQDLTTHQRIHTGEKPFKCMECGKTFADSGSYAKHLRIHTGEKPFKCMECGKTSSDSVSHTQHVRIHTGEKPFKCNECGRCFNQGGNLKKHLQIHTRDKPFKCMECGKTSTDKGSHIKHLRIHRGEKPFTCTECGNCFSHSGNLKNHLRIHTGEKSFKCMECGKIFSQRGRLRKHQQTHTG